CTGAAGCATGCAGGGTGTTCGACCAAATGCCCCAGAAGGATGCCGTTGCCTGGACAGCCATGATCGATGGGTATGCCAAGAATGGGAGCCTTGAGGCGGCTGTTTTGTCTTTCCGGGACATGAAACGCGAGGGACTGGTTGGTGCTGATCAGCATGTGTTCTGCAGTGTGTTGAGTGGGTCGGGAGGGCTCAAGGATGGGTGGCTCAGCAAAAGCATCCATTGTTGTGTGACAAAGGCAGGGTTTGAACTGGAGGTTGCTGTGAGGAATGCACTCATTGACATGTACGCTAAGTCCATGGATGTGGAGAGTGCCTCTCGCGTGCTGAAGATTGACCCTGGAGGTTGGAATGTTGTATCAGGCACCTCTATGATTGATGGTTACATTGAGACCGATTGTGTTGAGGAGGCCCTTGTAATATATGTTGAACTGCGGAGACAAGGAGTCGAGCCTAACGAATTCACTTTCTCGAGCATGATCAAGGGCTGTGCCATGCAGGCTCTGCTTGAGCAAGGTGCTCAATTGCATGCTCAAGTGATCAAAACGGATTTGATCAGGGACTCCTTCGTTGGTTCCACCCTAGTGGATATGTATGGGAAGTGTGGCCTTATAAGTTTGTCCATGCAGTTATTTAATGAGATTGAATACAGAACAGATATTGCTTGGAATGCGGTAATCAATGTATTCGCACAACATGGTCATGGAAGGGAAGCAATCCAAGCTTTCGATAGGATGATCTATAGTGGTATCAGGCCAAATCACATTGCATTTGTCAGCCTGCTCACAGCATGCAGTCATGCTGGATTAGTGGATGAAGGACTCAAGTATTTTTACTCTATGAAGGAAGCCCATGGTATTGAGCCTAAAGAGGAGCACTATTCCTGTATCATTGATACGTATGGTCGAGCTGGGAGATTAGATGAAGCATATAAGTTCATATCTGAGATGCCCATCAAGCCCAATGCCTATGGCTGGTGCTCTTTGCTTGGAGCTTGCCGTATGCGAGGGAGCAAGGAGCTGGGGGAGGTTGCGGCACAAAATCTTATGAAGCTTGAACCAGGTAACACTGGTATTCATGTGTCCCTTTCTGGGATCTATGCATCCCTGGGCCAATGGGAGGATGTGAAGGCAGTCAGGAAGTTGATGAGAGATAGCAGGATTAAGAAACTTCCTGGTTTTAGCTGGGTCGATTCTAACAAAAAAACCCATGTGTTTGGATCCGAGGATTGGTCACATCCACAGCAGAAGGACATATATGAAAAACTTGAGGAACTCACTACGAGGATAAAGGAGGAAGGTTATATCCCGGATACAAGCTTCTTGCCATGTAATTTAGAAGACATCGCAAAAGAGAGGATTCTTCGTTATCACAGTGAGAGAATAGCTGTAGCTTTTGCTTTGATAAGCATGCCAGCTACAAAACCAATCATTGTGAAGAAGAATTTGCGGATATGTATAGACTGCCACACTGCATTCAAGTTCATTTGTAAGGTAGAAAGAAGGGATATTATTGTGAGAGATAATTCCAGGTTTCACCATTTTGTGAATGGTAGGTGTTCCTGTGGAGATTACTGGTGATTAACTCTTATCCTTTTTCGAGCTAGAAAGGTACAATAGGAACTTCTACACTGCTGGCAACTGACCTTTTTACAGTGCTTAAATTTCCATGTTAGTtgttactgttttttttatgtacttGTATACAGTTGCTAGTTGTAACAATAttgattcagaaaaaaaaaaggtaaaatctTACTTAGAAAGGGGTAGAAATGCAAGAGCATACCTCATGTGTATGCACTAACTGCTCATCAGGCAAACACATGCAAATCTAGCCCATTTTCTCCTCAACTTTTTTCCAGTGGTTTTGTGTCTTtgttggggtggtggtggtgtgtgtGGGGGGTGGGTGGGGTTGAAATATGTAGGTCACAGATGTTCCATTTTTCACCAGCACCTTTCATGTAGCCTTTACATTTTGTACACAGTTTTCTCATGAAATTAATGCATGGACTCTGGACCCTATGTACCTGCAGCAAAGCAGCATGTGGATACTCTCTGCCAACCACGTATACTGCATCCTTGGGAATGGAGTGAGGGTATAATGGTTTTACTTTCTTAAGATCAAAGAACGCTGTTCAATTATTTCTTTATTAACTTTCATTAGAATGGGCTCCGGAAGACATGTGTTCTAGCTTAATGGCCTCAGTTTTGACACTTTGAATAACCTCTCTTTGACTGTTCCTCCAAGAAATGTTTCCACATGGAAAATGTGCACCCTTGAACCAGTTTCGTATACCATATACCTCTTTTATTAGGCAGAAGAACCTAACAAACAAATATTCGAAGGAGTAAATCAGCATTGCTGAATTGGTACAGTTTGCTTTCGTACCGATAAAAGGAACTCAGTCAGGTGGGGTGTGGAGGTTGGATAAGGATGAGCTCATCAACTGAAAGCTTGAATTCTTTGAACTGATATGTGAAGGTGATGGTGGTGTGGTTTCTGGAAGCCTGTTGTTTGTTTCAAGAGTAGGTATGGCTATTCCCTGGCTTCCTAATACTTTCCAGCATAACATGAGAACCTGTTAAATGGTGAAACATGATATTGTTTGACATTTCCTTCACTGCTACTGAATGGAGAAAACACACATTTTATAACATGGTTCCATACTACCATTTAGAGTTGTAGTTACAACATGCTCTTGATCTATTTTTAGGCATAACATTCACTAACTCTGATATTTCATGTAGCTTGTCATTAGTGTTATGCTGGTTGAGGCAGTTGAACCTTTATCATCTGCAAAACCTGGCTATAGTTCTCTGTTAACTTCCTTTCCTTGTAAGAAATGGTCATTTGTTCTTATCCATTAAAAAATACTGATACAACGTAAGAATTGAGAATGGGCTTTCTTTGACAGAATAATGTAGTGTAATCAAGTCAGCACTTTTTCCTGCAGAGTCATCATCTGATCACCACGTTATAAATAAACAATACTTTATTGACCTAACTGGAAAGCTGTCTTCTAATGCTCTGTTGTTGCCTTTTATTTTAATTGTTGGTACCTTGGATTTTACCATGGCAGTAAAacttgcaaaaaaaagaagctaaacAACAAAGGGCACTGATGGAGAACTAACAAGGGCGTGGAAATCTATCTGATGTGTAAAGTAGATCTTTTTTTATCGAACTGGGATTTAATCAAATCAACACATGGTTTGCTCTTTTTTTCCATGTTATGCGTCAGTTTCAACTAGCTTCCATGTAGTGATGTTGAACTGAATTTGTAACCATGTGCTACCAACTGTAGAAAGTTATTTAGCATACAGCTGATCGCTTTCAAAGCAAGAAGTACTATTGGGCATTTGGAGGAGGCTTTCAATTTACATTCTCTGTGGTTCCTATATGCACTTATTACTGCAATTTTTtatgtatcatttttgcaaCAATATTCAGCCATATTCTGGATTCTCTATGTGCTTGTGATTGCCCCAACTCCTTATGCAATTATGCTTGACAGTTTTGGCTGTTCAGTTTTATTTACATGATGCTCTCTTCTGTAACTATCATAGTACATAAGGCCAGTTAATCTACAGGAACACAGAACATCACCATTGATCACACATCAGAATCCAGAGGCCCCACGCCTAAAATGATGACacacataaaagaaaaatatataaaagatgGCCAAATAAAAGCAAGTTGAGCATAGCAAAGTAGAAGTGTAGAATATGATAATCCCTTCATATGAAAATGATCCATAGACTGATTTGGTGGCAAAGTTCATAGCTAATTTCCTAGAGCTGTCATTTCCTTGAAGTAGAAAAACTGCCGAGGAGCAGGCATTCTCCTCAATTGACATTAGATAAGGCCTTAGCTTGAACAATTGACAAATCCACTCTCTTGCTTTATTAGATTAATATGAGGTTCCATAGAGAACCAAATCGCTATATAGTAAGTGTTGGTTTGATGCTTTGGACTTTGAGCATATTATAAGTCCATAACATTCAAAAACCTTgttttgtgaagaaaaaaaatgattttccttGTTCAATTGTATATTTTCAATGTACATATACCATATCAACATGGTATGCAGTATGTTTCAATTACAGAACTGGGTGTATCatctaaattctgaaattacaCGCTGAAGATATTCAAATGATTTTGTGTGGCTGATGAACCCCATAAACCAAAAATCAAAGCCGTCAACAGTAACTACATCGATGTACTTCTCGTCAGGATTGTACAAATTTTCTCTCACTGCAGCACTCTTTATCCTCTTTGCTGGGATCAAGACCTGTAGAAGGTAAAAAAGTTCCAGTCAGCTTTGATTTCAAGTGCACATCCAAATATTTCTGAGCCAGGACTTTCTATTTATAAGCTCTATCTATGTAACATTGAACAGGGAATTTTGCTTTATTTACCTTGTAGGGCACCCTTGTTATGCCTCCTTTTGGTGATGTCAAATCCAAAGGCCTATCACTGTGGAAGGCAATCTTTTCAGTGGAGATGAAAAGCATGCCAGCTATAGGGCCAGCTGTGGTTGAAAGATAGCACTGGAAAGCCTTCAATAGCTTCTCATCTTTGTCGACTTGAAAGTATTGCCTGAACACTTTGTCGATGCTACCAGCTTGGAGAACCTTTGCACCTAAACTCAATTTCCCTTTGAGTGTGTCTGAAATCTTTGGTCCCAGAGTTACTGCAAGGACAAAAGAAAGGGGTTGGGAATAAGTAATTGCCTGATCCATACAAACAAAACTTCTAACTGGTAGAAGTGCATCGCAAATTGAATACTCACTGTGTTCTTTGAAACCCTGCACATAACTATCTGTTTTCTGGCTCAGTTTGCTCATCCGATAAATGATGGAATTCTTCTTGCCTGGACAACAAAAAGGATACGAAAATCAGTATTGGCATTCTCAGAGTATAGCTGCTGGAAAAGGAGAAATCAGAAACAAGGGCATGGGGTTATTACCCTTCTTATGAACCAAAGAAGACCGGGAAGTTTTCCTTTCTATTTTCTCCTCAGCATATGCGAAGGAAGCCAGAGGAATTCCAATGACATGCTCCTGGCTGAAGCCCTCCATTGCCTGGTAAGCtagctctctctctttctctgcttGTGCACTGGAGCTTTAAGAGTTTCTTTCCCTGTGAGTAGTTGGCTCCCTGCTCCAGGCCATGTATGGGGTTATATAAGGAGAAGCTACCTAAAGGTACTAGCTTATCTTTATTCCATTGGAACAAAGTGGCGCAACTGAATCATCACTTTATGCTGCATACTCACCGTCGCCTCATCAGGATCAAAAAGCAAGCAAAACCTTCCTTGACTAAAGCAATGGACGTGAGAAGAACTCCTTGAGCTTTCAGCCCAGCTAATGAGGAGGTATCGATGCTTCCCT
The sequence above is drawn from the Oryza glaberrima chromosome 10, OglaRS2, whole genome shotgun sequence genome and encodes:
- the LOC127753466 gene encoding putative pentatricopeptide repeat-containing protein At5g52630 gives rise to the protein MAKYWGQRLWRPPAPDAATTVHLASLLQSCGRAGDLRRGRLLHARLVLSGAAAASTFLANHLITMYSHCADLASALRLFAAMPRRNAVSWTTLVSGLSQNLMHADALAAFAAMRRAGVAPTRFALSSAARAAAALGAPLPGAQLHCVGVRLGFDTELFVASNLADMYSKCGLLSEACRVFDQMPQKDAVAWTAMIDGYAKNGSLEAAVLSFRDMKREGLVGADQHVFCSVLSGSGGLKDGWLSKSIHCCVTKAGFELEVAVRNALIDMYAKSMDVESASRVLKIDPGGWNVVSGTSMIDGYIETDCVEEALVIYVELRRQGVEPNEFTFSSMIKGCAMQALLEQGAQLHAQVIKTDLIRDSFVGSTLVDMYGKCGLISLSMQLFNEIEYRTDIAWNAVINVFAQHGHGREAIQAFDRMIYSGIRPNHIAFVSLLTACSHAGLVDEGLKYFYSMKEAHGIEPKEEHYSCIIDTYGRAGRLDEAYKFISEMPIKPNAYGWCSLLGACRMRGSKELGEVAAQNLMKLEPGNTGIHVSLSGIYASLGQWEDVKAVRKLMRDSRIKKLPGFSWVDSNKKTHVFGSEDWSHPQQKDIYEKLEELTTRIKEEGYIPDTSFLPCNLEDIAKERILRYHSERIAVAFALISMPATKPIIVKKNLRICIDCHTAFKFICKVERRDIIVRDNSRFHHFVNGRCSCGDYW
- the LOC127753467 gene encoding putative GEM-like protein 8, with the translated sequence MEGFSQEHVIGIPLASFAYAEEKIERKTSRSSLVHKKGKKNSIIYRMSKLSQKTDSYVQGFKEHITLGPKISDTLKGKLSLGAKVLQAGSIDKVFRQYFQVDKDEKLLKAFQCYLSTTAGPIAGMLFISTEKIAFHSDRPLDLTSPKGGITRVPYKVLIPAKRIKSAAVRENLYNPDEKYIDVVTVDGFDFWFMGFISHTKSFEYLQRVISEFR